One part of the Salinivirga cyanobacteriivorans genome encodes these proteins:
- the mutL gene encoding DNA mismatch repair endonuclease MutL produces MGNQIHQLPDHIANQIAAGEVIQRPASVVKELVENAVDASATKITVKIKDAGKTLIQVIDNGKGMSETDARMAFERHATSKIAEAKDLFHLTTMGFRGEALASIAAITNLTLKTRTHEDELGTELQLSGSQVTTQEPVQCPAGCNFQIKNLFFNVPARRKFLKKDTTEFKHISEEFIKVALTHPEIEFELIHNDQVTYNLPATNLKQRIINIFGKTYNDKLIPIETQTTLGHINGFIGKTELAKKSPGEQYFFANNRFMRHPYFYKAVMLAFEPLLQKGQFPVFFIYFDVDPDTIDVNIHPTKTEIKFENDKALWQILQAAVKEAIGKHNLTPSIDFDMENTIEIPVASNQPEPATAPEIKVNPGYNPFEKEQSYQRHDSFKQYERKNPQENWETLYQDFDRQDSESELRFKRETDLDTNTQTDNFSSVRFFQLKQKYILSHVKSGVMLIDQKRAYERIIYEQLQQNLNLEKSSTQPSLFPDEFNPNPLAADTLREIIPELAKLGFQIEEQNDLFLIKGVPGELTDLQPGQLLENLLANLDEANPDLHESLTSLVASKLAQISSMNHHKALSQEEMEHLTESLFTCQMPNYTPEGKPILRILTLEEIDKLLTN; encoded by the coding sequence ATGGGAAATCAGATACATCAATTACCTGATCATATTGCAAACCAAATTGCTGCCGGAGAGGTCATACAGCGGCCGGCTTCTGTTGTAAAAGAGCTTGTAGAAAATGCTGTAGACGCAAGTGCCACCAAAATTACAGTAAAAATAAAAGATGCCGGCAAAACACTCATACAGGTTATAGATAACGGTAAAGGCATGTCGGAAACCGATGCCCGGATGGCTTTTGAACGACATGCTACGAGCAAAATAGCAGAAGCTAAAGACCTTTTTCATCTCACAACAATGGGATTTAGAGGCGAGGCGCTTGCATCCATAGCAGCCATTACAAACTTAACCTTAAAAACACGCACTCATGAGGATGAACTGGGAACTGAATTACAACTAAGTGGTTCGCAAGTAACAACCCAGGAGCCTGTGCAGTGCCCGGCAGGATGCAACTTCCAAATCAAAAACCTGTTTTTTAATGTTCCGGCACGAAGGAAATTCCTCAAAAAAGACACGACAGAATTCAAACATATCAGTGAGGAGTTTATAAAGGTGGCATTAACGCACCCGGAGATTGAGTTTGAACTCATTCATAACGATCAGGTTACATACAATCTACCCGCAACCAATCTTAAGCAGCGCATTATAAATATTTTCGGTAAAACTTACAACGATAAATTAATCCCGATAGAAACCCAAACCACACTTGGTCATATAAATGGTTTTATAGGTAAAACGGAACTGGCAAAAAAAAGCCCGGGGGAACAATATTTCTTTGCAAACAATCGTTTCATGCGCCACCCCTATTTTTACAAAGCTGTGATGCTTGCCTTTGAGCCGCTATTACAAAAAGGGCAATTCCCTGTATTTTTCATTTATTTTGATGTAGATCCTGACACAATAGATGTGAACATACACCCCACAAAAACAGAGATTAAATTTGAAAACGATAAAGCACTTTGGCAAATATTGCAGGCAGCTGTAAAAGAAGCCATCGGCAAGCACAACCTCACACCTTCCATTGATTTTGACATGGAAAACACCATCGAAATTCCCGTGGCAAGCAATCAGCCTGAGCCAGCAACAGCACCTGAAATCAAAGTCAACCCCGGATACAACCCATTTGAGAAGGAGCAAAGCTACCAGCGCCACGACAGTTTTAAACAATACGAAAGAAAAAACCCCCAGGAAAACTGGGAGACGCTATATCAGGATTTTGACAGGCAGGACAGTGAATCAGAATTGAGATTCAAACGAGAAACAGACCTGGATACAAACACACAAACTGACAATTTTTCATCTGTTCGTTTTTTCCAGCTCAAACAAAAATACATTTTATCACACGTAAAATCAGGTGTAATGCTCATAGACCAAAAAAGAGCCTATGAACGCATTATATACGAGCAATTACAGCAAAACCTGAATTTAGAAAAATCGTCCACACAGCCTTCACTTTTCCCGGACGAATTTAATCCAAATCCCCTCGCAGCCGACACACTCAGGGAAATCATACCCGAATTGGCAAAACTTGGATTCCAGATAGAGGAACAAAACGACCTGTTTCTGATTAAAGGCGTGCCCGGAGAGCTTACAGACCTCCAGCCTGGGCAACTACTTGAAAACTTGCTGGCAAACCTCGACGAAGCCAATCCGGACTTACATGAAAGCCTCACATCACTTGTTGCTTCAAAACTGGCACAGATTTCG
- a CDS encoding ATP-binding protein, translating into MSELFLSRKDIVRPGVKWFLFLVVSLIVAPAAMIQAQESHTYDYSGSYLIRHYTNEDYGSSSQVWSATSDERGIMFFGSNKHLMVYDGAEWVKYQARNKSIFRSLDVDSNNLVYAGSYNEFGVFLPDSVGGYRYESLSKNLPDSLQKMRDLWRTHCTSHGVYFASAKKIFRYYDGRVSIVPNSVAPLFAFNIDDVLWFVDADKGLGKIKNGHVSIIPNTEQFAERKSGIVNIIKRDKTHLWLITQYDGILLLNTKSNNISSLNIPDMLKSYLEVNEVYTAERIDENRIALGTIRGGLAIVNNEGDLLRIIDKSRGLETGSIYGLYADKFDNLWVLGANGIAQVFTGYQVHLYNENQGLDGYVTSVVQHDGNTYISTLKGLFYLPPYEFGSVKNEHNLRAIKQVKESCWSFSKINGQLFVNTSKGIYQIRGGEVRQVLKDRFVFTTKESKLFKNKVLIGLRQGMAIANYKMHSSGNISFEDFYEIEDVNSRILQMVESQPNRVWLGTHTEGLQMLTFSEQNLKTHNLVKYDSAHGLPENKNNVVPYIIQEELLVATTNGLYRPDNFITENPGDITFVYDTVFNPVLGPSPAEIGLIIPVNDTTYIVDSRKPGFLYLGNKTRRFDTAPFSRIRKEIANILYDADHKLINVCTPDAVYIFPLNMEQDFKQQFRPRIRTVTVGHDSLIFKGNYTYKGSAMRIFEQQTNDFVPEIDYNHNSLIIDYAPVFYTETQQIEYQYKMEGFDETYRPWVKKTEAIYTNLPEGTYVFKVRAKNIYGVVSSEATYKFQIKPPWYRTVLAYLLYAFAAILIFVLIMRLYTYALKKQNRRLEQMVKERTKALKERTDMVVKQRDEIEQQKEEIRVQKDELEVHKNHLEQLVEHRTAELKRAKEKAEESDNLKSSFLANMSHEIRTPLNAIVGYADLITDENSQQQRSHFMEMIMVNVANLLSLIDNIIDLSRLETARVEPELQLVDPEDLLKTVYRGYLDRFKEKGIAFDIEKDTSEKIEINTDPNRVKQVFMHLVDNALKYTENGKVILGVAKNNPKNTQRILFYVADTGIGMSKEGIELVFKRFTKLENDRKKVYRGAGIGLALSQKIVHLLGGKIWIESAEREGTTIYFTLPEN; encoded by the coding sequence ATGTCTGAGTTGTTTTTATCCCGGAAAGATATTGTTAGGCCCGGAGTAAAGTGGTTTTTATTTCTGGTTGTGTCGCTCATTGTTGCCCCTGCAGCAATGATTCAGGCCCAGGAAAGTCACACGTATGATTACAGTGGTAGTTACCTTATACGACATTATACCAATGAAGATTACGGATCAAGTTCACAGGTATGGAGTGCTACCTCTGATGAGCGGGGCATAATGTTCTTCGGTTCCAATAAACATTTAATGGTTTACGATGGTGCTGAGTGGGTTAAATATCAGGCTCGTAATAAAAGTATTTTCAGGTCGCTTGACGTCGATTCCAATAATTTGGTTTATGCGGGATCGTATAATGAATTTGGCGTTTTTCTGCCAGATTCAGTGGGCGGTTACCGCTATGAATCTTTAAGCAAAAATTTACCCGATTCGTTGCAAAAGATGCGCGATTTGTGGAGAACACATTGTACTTCACATGGCGTATATTTTGCCTCAGCAAAAAAAATATTCAGATACTACGATGGCCGGGTCAGTATTGTTCCAAACAGCGTAGCGCCATTATTTGCATTCAATATTGATGATGTTTTATGGTTTGTTGATGCTGATAAAGGGCTGGGGAAAATTAAAAATGGCCATGTATCCATAATCCCGAATACAGAGCAGTTTGCTGAAAGGAAATCTGGCATTGTTAATATAATAAAAAGAGATAAAACGCATTTGTGGCTCATTACCCAGTACGATGGTATTTTGCTGCTGAATACAAAAAGCAATAACATTTCGTCATTGAATATCCCCGATATGCTGAAGTCTTATCTTGAAGTGAATGAGGTTTATACAGCTGAGCGTATCGATGAAAACCGCATTGCCCTGGGTACCATACGGGGTGGGCTTGCCATTGTTAATAATGAGGGCGATTTGTTGCGCATTATTGATAAATCCCGCGGACTGGAGACCGGCAGTATTTACGGCCTTTACGCCGATAAGTTCGATAATTTATGGGTGCTGGGAGCCAATGGTATTGCACAGGTTTTTACAGGTTATCAGGTACATTTGTATAATGAAAATCAAGGCCTTGATGGATATGTAACCAGCGTTGTTCAGCATGATGGGAATACCTACATAAGCACCCTGAAAGGTTTATTTTATTTACCTCCTTATGAGTTTGGTAGTGTTAAAAATGAACATAATCTCAGGGCTATAAAACAGGTTAAGGAGAGTTGCTGGAGTTTTTCAAAAATTAACGGACAGCTGTTTGTCAACACTTCCAAAGGTATATATCAAATCAGAGGTGGTGAAGTGCGCCAGGTGCTTAAAGACCGATTTGTGTTTACCACAAAAGAGAGCAAGCTTTTTAAGAATAAAGTATTAATTGGTCTGCGTCAGGGAATGGCCATTGCCAATTATAAGATGCATAGCTCTGGTAATATCAGTTTTGAAGATTTTTATGAAATAGAGGATGTAAACAGCAGAATACTTCAAATGGTAGAATCACAGCCCAACAGGGTTTGGTTAGGCACCCATACAGAGGGACTGCAAATGCTGACTTTCTCTGAACAAAACCTGAAAACTCACAATCTTGTAAAATATGATTCAGCACACGGATTACCCGAAAATAAAAACAATGTTGTGCCATATATTATTCAGGAAGAACTTTTGGTTGCTACAACCAATGGTTTATATCGGCCTGATAATTTTATTACAGAAAATCCCGGTGACATAACCTTTGTTTATGATACCGTTTTCAACCCGGTGTTAGGACCTTCACCAGCGGAAATAGGCCTAATAATACCCGTTAATGACACAACTTATATTGTAGATAGCAGGAAACCCGGATTTTTATATCTTGGAAACAAAACCAGACGGTTCGATACAGCTCCATTTAGCCGCATTCGCAAAGAGATCGCAAATATTTTATACGATGCCGACCACAAGCTTATTAATGTTTGTACGCCCGATGCTGTATATATTTTTCCGCTTAACATGGAGCAGGACTTTAAGCAACAGTTCCGGCCACGCATAAGAACTGTAACTGTAGGACACGACTCGCTTATTTTTAAGGGCAACTATACATACAAAGGCTCGGCGATGCGTATTTTTGAACAACAAACCAACGATTTTGTACCTGAAATTGATTATAACCATAATAGTTTGATAATAGATTATGCACCTGTGTTTTACACCGAGACGCAGCAAATAGAATATCAATATAAAATGGAGGGTTTCGATGAAACTTACCGGCCCTGGGTTAAAAAAACAGAAGCCATCTACACCAATTTACCAGAAGGTACCTACGTCTTTAAAGTAAGAGCGAAAAATATTTATGGCGTTGTCAGTTCTGAGGCAACTTATAAATTTCAAATTAAACCACCCTGGTACAGAACTGTATTGGCTTATTTGTTATATGCTTTCGCGGCTATACTGATATTTGTATTGATAATGCGCTTGTATACATACGCCCTTAAAAAACAAAACCGGCGCCTGGAACAAATGGTTAAGGAACGCACCAAAGCCCTAAAAGAGCGAACCGATATGGTTGTGAAACAACGCGACGAAATTGAGCAGCAAAAGGAAGAGATAAGGGTGCAAAAAGATGAACTCGAGGTGCATAAAAATCATCTGGAGCAATTGGTAGAGCATCGCACAGCTGAACTTAAACGTGCCAAAGAGAAGGCAGAAGAATCTGATAACCTCAAAAGCTCTTTTTTGGCCAATATGTCGCACGAAATTCGGACACCATTAAATGCCATAGTTGGCTATGCTGATTTAATTACCGATGAAAATAGCCAGCAACAGCGATCGCATTTCATGGAAATGATTATGGTGAATGTTGCCAATTTGTTATCACTAATCGACAATATAATTGACCTCTCAAGGCTTGAAACAGCCCGTGTAGAGCCTGAATTGCAATTGGTTGACCCTGAAGATTTGCTTAAAACCGTTTATCGTGGTTATTTAGACCGGTTTAAAGAAAAGGGTATTGCCTTTGATATCGAAAAAGACACTTCAGAAAAGATTGAAATAAATACTGATCCAAATCGGGTGAAACAGGTTTTTATGCATCTGGTAGATAATGCCCTCAAGTATACTGAAAATGGCAAGGTTATTTTGGGTGTGGCGAAAAACAATCCGAAAAATACCCAACGTATTCTGTTTTATGTAGCTGATACCGGTATTGGTATGAGCAAAGAAGGGATAGAATTGGTGTTTAAGCGTTTTACCAAACTCGAAAACGATCGTAAAAAAGTTTACCGTGGTGCCGGTATTGGCCTTGCCCTCAGCCAGAAAATTGTGCATCTTTTGGGTGGAAAAATATGGATTGAGTCAGCAGAGCGTGAGGGGACTACAATTTATTTTACACTGCCTGAAAACTGA